accaccgctctcttcatcagatgcatgcctctgacgaagagagctgtggctctcaaaagcttatgctacaacaaaattggttagtcttaaaggtgctactggactctttactattttactttgAAATGTTTTTCTTACTTTCCAAACCCTTGAGCTTTGACTGATATTTCTGGTTTGGGgggcaaattattattattattattttatttaaatgtagAGCTGCTGTTGGATTTCGAAGCCCCAAGAGGATGCCAATACCAGACATTTGGAACGTGATCCCGGAAGAAATTCTGTCCCACATATTTTGCTACCTCCCTCTCAAGGACAGGCACGCGGCCTTCCAGGTGTGCAGGCGTTGGGCTGCGGCGGTTTCTGCCAGTTCCGTCTGGAACTTTACAGAGGTCAGGTAAGGAGTGGCAGCCTCTCGGGGCATTTCTAGAAGTCTTCTGCTAACACACACGATCCCCGTTGGCTGGTCTCCTTTTCCCAGTCCGATTTCCGTGTTTTCAGCTCTGCAGTTCCCTGCAGCGGTCTCTCCTTTATTTGCTAACTTgcttctctcctctccccctggTCTGTCCTCAACATCTTGGTTTTCCAGCAAGAACCTCCACGCTAGGATCATATTGCCTGCATTTTCCGGTCATCTTGGTTTCCTCGtcctctctgcttcctgtcaATCTCACatgccctccttccctttctccttccttgtcttgtctcacTAATGCAGCTTACAGTGCAAACAATGTAAGTCAGAAAACTGGGAGCTGAAACAGACGTGACAAGTTACTTAAGTTCAACTTGGGTTTCCTTACCttaaggtttgatgggaagtgtaggcgtccttgcagcttaaagtttaacatttacagagcagcagggagggaagtgcaggcatgaggcacctttcctcccgctctccaggtgcattgctgcatttctccttcccctgcttgcgtggcctggagctacatagccccatgtgctctgcctttccccccggTCGCACTGAGCATCAtttcatctccccacccccctcatcTGGCCCAGCCCTCAACAGCTCTGGGCCACACAGCTTCTGGCGGGGGCCAGGTGGGTGAGGGGGGAGATACAGCGATGctctgggcacctttcctcccactctcccggtgcagcccggtgtcgctctgtgggggctgggccaggcgagggggggggggagatgaagcgatgCTCTGTGCGAGCAGACTATGTATAAATGAACAAATATGAAAAGTGAAAACATAAATTTCGCTCTGATACCTACCAGAGTCATCTAGATGAGTCTTCCAGAACTGTGCTGTAGAAAAACTTATGTTTAGCAGGAGCCACAGCTCAGAGGTAGAATACACACTATACTCGCCAGAAGGTCTCCGTTTCAgaccttggcatctccaggtaaaggaTCTCAGTAACAGGTACTGGCTAAGATCTTCTTCTGCCTGCGACCTTAAGAGAACTTCTACCAGTTCATATAAACAAGGCTGGACTAGAGGGCCCAATAGTCTGATTTTGGGTAAAGCTGTTGGTTACCTGGAActtgagccccgtggcgcagagcggtaagctgcagcactgcagtccaagctctgctcacaacctgagttcaatcctggcggaagccgggttcaggtagccggctcatggttgactcagccttttatccttccgaggtcggtaaaatgagtacccagttttctgggggtaaagtgtagatgactggggaaggcaatggcaaaccatcccataacaaaaagtctgccaagaaaacgtcgcgaTGTGACGTCCACCCATGGGTccataatgactcagtgcttgcacaggggaccacctttccTACCTAACTGGACCTTACAATGGGTTCTCACAGGTGCCTTATGAAACACACAGCCTCAGCCCTTGCTGGTATGTGCCTTATTTTAGAgttaagaaatttaaaaaaatgtttaataatAGCATCCCATATCACACAGCATTCTGAGGCTTTCCCTTGATACAACTGCAGAGATTTCCAGTTACGTTTTTCCCTCCCCCTGTTCTTTCAGTTGCAAGGATGGGGACGAGGAGGGCACGTTACAGAGCTTGCACCAGTTCCTGCACCGTATCAGACATCTGAAGATTGTGTTTGATCAGTCCGAGGAGGTAATCCGGAGGAACGTCTCCCAAATTTTAGACATGCTAGCCCAGCAGAACCACAGGTTGCAAGCACTGTGCATTGCCTGCACGGGACAGAATCCTTATTTCTACGCCGGCCAAGACATTCTTCAGAGTATCAGGAATGTCTGTCGGAGTGAGAACAAAATTGATCTTCAGAAGATTGACTTGCGGCAAATGCCTTTCACTCTTGATGATGAGATGGTTCAACTGATCGCAGCCTCCAGCCCAAACTTGCACACCTTGTTCATTAATAACCGCACCCTGGTTTGTAACGTCAAGCCAGAAGCCATGGTGAAGGTCCTCCAGGCTTGTCCAAAGTTGTCTACTTTGGGCGTCTATTATGCCAGCCTGTCCgaggatgtgtttctggaattgGTGAAGCCAAATCGAGGACCTTTCCATTGCCTGGACATTTTCTGTGAACGTCTAGACAAATATGTCCCAGTCATCACTGAAGAGCTTTGGGCTGCAGTGAGTGAGAGGCACCCACAACTCTACGTTGAGCTAGAGTTTGAGCACACAGTCCCTGCATGGAAGATACCTCGGATTCTAAAGCCAAATATCCCTGTGACTACTTTGCAACTGAACACCTTTACTTACATGGTGAACCAGGTTAGGTTTGTCACCAGCAACTACAGCCAGAGTTTGGAGAGGCTGGTCCTTCACACCACATCGTCTGATGACCTCAACTTCTCCTTAATAGATCTGGCAAAGAAGTGTGTACATCTGAAAGAGATCCACTGCTACTGCACAGTCAGCCAAGCAGTGATCGATGCCTTCCTGTCGCATTGCACGGGTCTGAAAAGATACACTCTGAAGATCACCAAAGAACGTTACCCCTGGCAACCAGTAATCGTCTTATGATTTGACTAAAGAGTTCATTTGTGCTTCTCAGCCAATTCACACATAACCACATCCTCGTCTTGCCTGTTTGATCAGATGTCTTCTGGGAGTTCTGAACTTCCCAGATGTGCAGGGGAGAGATGCGGATTGGGACTGTGGGAAATGGAGACCTAAGGCTTCTCCTTTGTGCCACCTGAAATGGTCCCAAAGAGCTGCATATAGCACCACTGGAGAC
The window above is part of the Eublepharis macularius isolate TG4126 chromosome 16, MPM_Emac_v1.0, whole genome shotgun sequence genome. Proteins encoded here:
- the FBXL8 gene encoding F-box/LRR-repeat protein 8, translated to MPIPDIWNVIPEEILSHIFCYLPLKDRHAAFQVCRRWAAAVSASSVWNFTEVSCKDGDEEGTLQSLHQFLHRIRHLKIVFDQSEEVIRRNVSQILDMLAQQNHRLQALCIACTGQNPYFYAGQDILQSIRNVCRSENKIDLQKIDLRQMPFTLDDEMVQLIAASSPNLHTLFINNRTLVCNVKPEAMVKVLQACPKLSTLGVYYASLSEDVFLELVKPNRGPFHCLDIFCERLDKYVPVITEELWAAVSERHPQLYVELEFEHTVPAWKIPRILKPNIPVTTLQLNTFTYMVNQVRFVTSNYSQSLERLVLHTTSSDDLNFSLIDLAKKCVHLKEIHCYCTVSQAVIDAFLSHCTGLKRYTLKITKERYPWQPVIVL